The Rhodothermaceae bacterium genome contains the following window.
TGAAATTCCACAGAGGCTCCTTGAGCAGCTACGGGAGCCCAATGAACAAAAACGCGGTGGGCGTCTGGTCGTGCCGGTGGGAGATAAGAACGGACAACTTATGACAAAGGTGACTCGGACTGGTAAAGACTCTTATGAATCAAGTAAGCGCGGAGATTTTTTATTCGTCCCGCTGGTGAGTTCTAAATAATCACTGTTTCAGCCGGGCCCTCATAGGCCTTGATCAAGGCACGCTTGGCATCATCACGCAAGTGGTCGGCGGTTTGATGTTCATTGGTCATGGCCACTGCGCCAATGAATGCTCCTCCGGTGAGCAACCCTCCCTGATTTGCAATCTCACTTTGAACCTTGTGGTGCCAGTCCGCGAGTGCATCTTTTTGGCAATTCTTAAAGACGCCGTACAGTAGTTCACCAAATTTGATCACACGGCTATTTGGATCTACACGAAGCAAGCAATCTGAGAATGTTTTTTCGATATCATCAAGAAAATCCCCGTACATTTTGGCCAGTGTCTCTGACCTCTGAGGAACCACGAGGGCAAATACGAGGTCTTTATCCTCAGCTCTTGCCGTCATCATTTCCTCGTAAATTATCTCGTGCCGAGGGCGATTCGGGTCTTCCCTGTAGAACAGTAGCGCGAGCGTCTGCCCGAGGTTTTCGAGTAACTCTTTGGCACGGGGGTGAGACAGTCCGCTCTTAGTTATGGTGTCTACAATTAGTAGCTTATCAGTTTCTCCAATGGAAGCAACTCCGATGTAGGTGATGCTGGCTGGTTTCCTGCTGTAGGTCAGGTGATTCGACTGCAGACCTTGGGAACCAACAGGATGAATTGCCACAGATTCGGATTCCTCCAGAAGGTTATACTTCAGAACAAACGACTCTCCACGTGAGCGTATCCAGTCGAAGCCCGCGGTACCACAAACCTCGTACTCGTAGTCATCCGAGATCGGGCGAATAATTCCGACTGCATGAGCGTCAAGTACGGCACGGAATCCTTGCAGGATTGGAACTAGAATATGTTTATCAAGCGGATTGTTGGGCACGTATGGAGTGGGTGTGTCTCCAGGACTAGGTTGGGGAGTCTCTGTTAGCAGGCTCAGTTGAACCACCCCGGGTGCATCTGCGGCTGCGTCCTGGGTTTTCTGGTCAGAAAGTAATTCTTCCGAGTCTGCAGGAGATTTGTCCGAGTCTACCGGGCGAATATCCAGGATTCCTAAATCAGCTAATGATTCTTCTTCATTTAGTGCCTGAGCCTCTGAATCTGAGGTTTTTGGCTTACGGTTACGTTTCGAGGAAGGAATAGCAATCCACAGGATCAGCGAGATCAGAATGAGGCCTGCCATTGGGATGTATTTCCACCACTCATTGATCCCAATTGAGTTGACAGTGAAGAGCGTAATGGTCGACGCTACGATGGCCAGGATAGTAAAGGTGATTCGCAGCATACGTAGTCGTTAGAATAGGTGTATTATAAGGGGCAAAAATACCGAAACATCGCCCAAAATACAAACCGCTGAACACAAGGATCCGTTTGGGCTTCCATCGTTCCGCTAGGATACAATTCAGAGCATCTTTTCACCAATGCCGATTCAGTTTTCTTGGCTGTTGAAGGCCGTTATTGGATGTCCAGTGAGTCAGGTAGATCGTTTCGCTGCAGATTTGGGTTGAGCAGTGGGCCGGTCAGAGGGAGATCAAAACTTGTTAGAAAATGTGCAAGCGTAGAAAACCAGAATTCTTGTTGGAATTCAACCCACCTGTCTTCATCGGACAGATCTGTCATTTTGTGTTCTTCTATATCAAGGTAGAAACTACGCGGCCAATCAGGGAATCGGTCCTGTGCATCTTTGACGATCTGGAATGCTGCCTGAGCGGCTTCTGGAAAACTCATCTCCTGGGTTACAATCATGTAGATTGATACCGTGTTGTCAAAATTCATCCAGATTCCAGGAGATTCCGGTTTGTTGTACTCTGGAATAAAAGGGGGATTATCAGTGTGGTCCCCCATGATAACAGATGGAAATGATAAGCTGAGTGTATCTCCCACACATCGGCCCGTTGACGTGAGAATCCAATTGAGAAAAAGTTCTGTGTTTGATCACAACGGGCCGGTGAATCGGTCTTTACGCATTGCGAAAAGATGAAAAAAACGGTGCCCGGGACTGGAATCGAACCAGCACGCCCGTAAGGGCACTGCCCCCTCAAGACAGCGCGTCTACCTATTCCGCCACCCGGGCTGATGGTGATCCCGCCAGGGCTCGAACCTGGGACCCTCTGATTAACCTACCACACCGGCTTTCACCGGCCATCTGGATTCATGTTGTGGTCTGGACCATCTCTTCACCCTTCCATTTGATGGGGTAGGGTGGGCTGCGTATGGCCTCTGAGGGCTCTCTCGAATCCGCACCACGCGGAAAAGGGTCCAGAATGAGTCCCAATAACCCGGCACGGTTAACGGGAACGGACTGGATTGCCCAATTCAAGGTTGCCTGCTGATTACCCATCTATCCGCCGCATTTTTACGTGTGACGACGTAGCGACGACTTTAGGGCGTCCCAGCATACAGCAGCCTCCACTCATACAGTTTCCTGCATGAGGCTCCATGACTTAAAGTCAGATGCTCTTCCAACTGAGCTACGGGATCAGAATTTAGAGAACTAACAACCCACCAATTTACGGCAAATTTTCCGAATGCTCAATCCTTTGCTCCTGCATTTCCCAGAGTATTTTCATGGGGAAGCGAAGGATCAGTTGTCCCTTTAACTTCGAAGGATCAAAATTGATGAACCCATGCGCCAGATAAATCTCTGTTGGGAGGCAGCGCCAGAGAAATTTAATCTCCCGGTCTCCTTGTCGGTAGTCGCGTGTGATAATCATTCCAACCAGATGCTCTAGACCAGAGCCAACAAATACATCCACTCCAGAACCGTCAGAGCTTATAGTATTACGGATGAACCCATAGTCCATCGGATAAATAATATCTGGATATCGGGGATGGGGCGTTTCTCTGGGGCGATCCAGCAGGATGCCCTCGGAGAGGATTAATCTTTCCCAGCGCTCCCAGGGAAATCGGTCTTGTAGCAATAATGCATAGGCATCGGTCATTCAGGTTCCGGAACAGACCGAATGTTTAATTCACTGAGTCGTTCAGGTTCAACCGTTGAGGGGGTGCCAGACATGGGCTCCTGTGCACTTTGTGTTTTTGGAAATGCAATCACTTCACGGAGAGACGTTGATTGTGAAAGTAGCATGACAATCCGATCCAGCCCCATGGCGATTCCTCCATGCGGAGGGGCTCCATAACGCAGAGCTTCCAGTAAAAATCCAAATCGCTCTTCACTCTCTTCGTCGGGAATTCCCAGAGTATCGAACATCTGTTTTTGAACTTTTTGATCATGGATACGGATTGACCCTCCTCCAATCTCCATTCCATTGAGCACGATATCATAGGCGCGGGCTCGAACATGTGCCGGATCGCTCGAAAGCAGCTCCAGATCATCTGTTTTTGGGGAGGTGAATGGATGGTGCATGGCTGAATAGCGTTTTTCCCGCTCATCCCATTGCAGCAGCGGAAATTCGGTAATCCATGCAAACTGCCAGGAGCTCTCATCGATACAGCCAAGCTCGCGGGCCATATGCAGCCGGAGGGCTCCCATTTGCTCCTGTACCGTGGGCCATTTGCCACAAAGGATCAGCAGGAGATCTCCCGTCTTGGCCCCAGATACCTGGATTGCTTCGGTTACAAATTCCTCTGGAAGTACATGACTTTTTACAGAGCAGTTTGGAGGGGTGCCGTCGGAAGGGATTCGCACATGAATCAGGCCACCGGCTCCGATTCGTTTCCGCACCACCGTCTTATCCAGGCGATCCATATATCCTCTGCCTTTGTCGCCAAACTCTGGAATAACCAGCCCCAATACCGACCCTCCTGCAGAAAGGGCCTGATCGAATACCCGGAATCCTGAATTTTTGAACGCAGAACTGAGATTGCATATCTGAAGATCAAAACGCAGGTCAGGCTTGTCGGAGCCATATCTCCAGAGTGCATCTTGGTAGGTCAGCCGCGGAAAAGGGGTGGGCAGCTTAATGCCGAGAACCTCGTCCCAGAGTGCTACCATCAAGCCTTCGGTCAGGGAATAGATTGCATCCTCCGTTGCAAAGGCCATTTCCACATCAATCTGCGTGAACTCCGGTTGCCGGTCGGCACGCAGGTCCTCATCTCTGAAGCATTTAACAATCTGAACATATTTGTCCAATCCCCCGATCATCAGGAGCTGCTTATAGGTCTGTGGGCTCTGAGGAAGGGCGTAGAAGGCCCCTGGATGCACCCGGCTTGGAACCAGATAGTCGCGTGCACCTTCTGGCGTTGATTTCATGAGGGTTGGCGTTTCCACTTCAAGGAATCCCTCTGCATCAAAATAGCGGTGGATCACCTGGTAAACCTGATGTCTCAGGATCATTTTCTGCAACAAATCCGGTCGCCTGAGATCAAGGTACCGATATCTCAGGCGCAGATCTTCAGAGGCTAGCTTCGTCTTTTGTGTGTGACTGGAGATAGAAAATGGTAAGGCCTCCGATTCGGCAAGAATACAGAGGCTCTCAACCCGAACCTCAATCCTCCCCGTTGGGAGTTTGGGATTCACGGTTTCGGGTGAGCGCAGTGCGACAAAGCCCATGACGGATATGACGTACTCGCTGCGCAGGCGGTCTGCAAGTTCATGCGCAGCGGGGTTGTCCTGAGGCGAGAACACGATTTGCGTAAGGCCATAGCGATCCCGGAGATCTACAAAAATGACCCCTCCGAGATCACGCCGTGTATCTACCCAACCTTTTAGTACAACCTGCTCGCCTAGATGTACGTCCGAGAGCTTGCCACAGGTATGTGTTCGATCTGGATGTTGATTTGTAATGTTTTCGGAAAAGCCAGACATCGTTAGTATGTGATTTTTCGGCCTAAGCCAAACAATCGGTAAATATACCGGATACGCGCGTAGGAGTAACTATTTTTCGTGAGAAGATTTCACAAAATCAAACAGACCTCGTATCTTGCGTCGCTACACTACAGATAAAAGTGATGACAACAGGCACTAAACCCCCACATGCGGCACAATGGTTCGGCCATCCCCGGGGGCTTTCTACATTATTCTTTACGGAGCTCTGGGAGCGGTTTAGCTATTACGGGATGCGAGCGCTTTTGGTGCTATTTATGACGACTGCAGCTGCGGAAGGGAACCCGGGATTGGAGTTTGGGGAAGGCAAAGCTGGAGCGATCTACGGCTTATACACTTTTTTCGTGTACGTCCTGGCTTTACCTGGTGGATGGATTGCAGATAATCTTTGGGGGCAGCGTAAGGCGGTTTTTGTTGGAGGATGCATTATTGCATTGGGGCATTTCACGATGGCTGGCCCACTGGTAGGTTTCCCGGATAACGGCAGTTTTTTCCTAGGGTTGATGTTCATTGTCATTGGCACAGGTCTGCTTAAGCCGAATGTAAGTACCATGGTCGGAGACTTGTATCCAGAAGGTGGTGCAAGGCGGGATGCAGGGTTTTCGATTTTTTATATGGGAATCAATCTTGGGGCATTTGCCGGGCCAATCCTGACCGGATTACTGGGCGAAGCCTACAATTGGCATTATGGATTCTCTCTGGCAGGCGTAGGCATGATCTTCGGACTGATTCAGTATCGTATGGGCACAAAATATTTGGGGGATGCCGGCTTGCTGAAATCAGATGTATCCGAAGATACATTAAAGAGAAAAACGCGCGTTACTTATATCGTTTTGGCTTCCTCATTTGTGATTGCTGCTGTGGCAGGCACGCTACTTTTGCAGGCGCTCCCCCTGGAGACACTCGCTGCCTGGCTTGGGTATGCGGTGATCGGAATTGCAGTGGCATTTTTTGCTTACCTCCTCATTTTCACTAACCATACCAAATTGGAAAAGAAGCGTTTGGTTGTCATTTTCTGGTTATTCATTCTGGCCGCCATTTTCTGGTCGGGATTTGAGCAGGCAGGATCATCCCTCAACCTATTTGCCCGTGATTCTACGGATCGGATGTTGGGTGGATGGGAATTGCCGGCCAGTTGGCTTCAATCGGTCAACTCCACGTTCATCATCATTCTTGCACCTGTATTTGGTTCTCTCTGGATTACGTTGGCCAGACTTAAGCGAAATCCATCCATTCCCGCAAAATTTGCTCTTGGATTATTAGGGCTGGCGGGGGGCTTTTTTGTCATTGCCTGGGGCGCGGCGAATGCAGAGGATGGGTCCCTGGTATCTCCGGTCTGGCTAGTTGTCATGTATTTTCTGCACACGGTGGGAGAATTGAGCTTAAGTCCGGTTGGGCTTTCTTCAATCACCAAGTTGGCACCTGTAGGAAGGGTGGGGCAAATGATGGGGGTATGGTTTATTGGAACTGCACTGGGCAACTTGTTCGCAGGACTCGTTGCAGGGCAACTGGAGACGCTGGATGCGGCGGCTCTATTTGGCAACGTAGCGATGATCATTGGGGTTTCAGGGGTTGTGGCCCTTGCCGCGTTCCCATTCATCAAGCGTCTGATGGGAGACGTAGATTAGGGCCAGGCATTCATTTGCGGCGATTGACCGACGTTGCCAGCCTAGCGGGGTATCTGATTCAGTTGAGGAAAATCATCGGATTGGAACATGGCTCTGTCGTAAATCGTGGTAAATGAAAGATTTGAAACTCCAAATCAACCACAGTCCGAATCGGATAGATTCTAACCAATTCTGGCACCATGCCATCTAGTGAAGGGCCAAAACATTACATTAAGCGTTTTGCACGACGCCTCGGTTTTGATGTCATACGATTCAACGCGCGCTCTTCACCTGTGGCAAGACGAATTAAGTTATTCCAGCACTTTGAAATAGGTTGCGTGCTTGATGTCGGAGCAAGTACCGGCGGATATGGCGCTGAGCTCCGTTCCACTGGCTATGATCAGCGCATTATCTCATTTGAACCATCTTCTGATGCGTTTCGCGTGCTTGAAGCCCGTGCAAGCCGGGATGCCCTCTGGGACACAGTTCAGCTCGCACTCGGAAAGGAATCAGGTGAAGCGACGCTGAACCTCTCTAACAATCTTGAGAGCAATTCCATTCTACGTATAAAGGATCGCCACACAGCGGCTTACCCCCAAGCGAAGTATGTCGGGCAAGAGGTCATTGCAGTAGATACTCTTGACCATGTGTTTGATCGCTACTGTACCACCGATACTCCTATCTTTTTGAAGATTGATGCCCAAGGTTACGAGCACCAAGTACTCTTGGGTGCCGAAGCTTCATTAGCGCACATCAGAGGAGTCCAGGTCGAATTATCGCTCGAGCCGATGTATGAGAATGAGACGCCTTTCTTGGAAGTCATCACATACCTCCAGGCACACGGGTTTAACCTCATGTCTCTTCAGCCGGTCATTGACGATCCTGTTACAGGTCAATTGCTCCAGGTTGATGGACTTTTTTTCAGGCCACTCACCGAGTGAACGGAGGCCTTGCACCGGTAGGTCAGCGTATTATCTGGTCTTTCCCACCCAGATCAATTTGCCGCTATAATGAGGTTTAGTGCGCCCGACAGGAAAATGCGCATTCTATGGCACATTTTAAAACCGAGTTAAGCGAGGTGACCATAAATCTGGTTAAAGATGACTTCAGAAAAGCCCTCTGCTGTATGATGATCACCAAACGTTGAAGCTTTTATTGTGTCAAATGGAAAGTTTTGTGGCGATTCTAACCACTGCGACATACCGCTGGCTATGTCATCTGGTCTGGAAGATTCGACTTCAATACCGAGTCCAAAATCACGGATGTAACGCCCGATAAGTCCATAATTGCTTCCCAATACTGGTTTACCAGCCTGGGCAGCACGAACCAGAATGCCACTGGATCCGGCGTGTCGCTGATAGGGCAACAGAATAAGATCAGAGGCGGAAAATAGATTGATCATCTCCGTATCGGATACAAATCGCAATACCTTTACTATCTGCACTCTGGACGACTTTTTTAAGATATCTAACTGTTCCATTAGTGCGTCCTGATAAGCAGGTGCCACGTGTCCAACGAGTGCCAAGCACAGTTTGGTTTGATTTTCGCGGGAAAGTAAGCGGACTGCATCCAACGTTTGAGTGACACCTTTACGTTCGGCTAAACTGCCAAAGAAGAGTGCTAATCTACGTTCGGATTCCACGCCCCATTTACACCGTGTCTCTGATGGACTGATGGAAGGAAGCTGTGGCTCAACGCCGTCTGGCAGCGGAAGAATACGCACAGTTGGAGAACTGTATTCTTCTGCGAAGTACGGATCAAGGCTGAAAAGATGTTTAAAATGTGGATTGCGAAGTGCCGCGGCTAAAAAAATACGTTTGCGCATATATCGCGCAAAATCACCAAGACCATCCCGAAACCTGATCCGCTGTCCAGCACGTAGAAAAGGCCGAAAATATATTCCTGAAATTGAAACTGGATGTTTAAACCTGAGTCCGAAAGAGAGAGAGAGTTGGAAATGGTCAAAATCCAATAGCAGGCAGTGTGTAGGCTTCAACTCGTTCAGAGAATTCTTAAGGATGTGCCCCTGCATTCTGGCAGTCTGGACAAGGCTTCCTGACGAGGGCAGCTCAGGCAATTCCCGGATATCAGCACGGTCACATCGCTTGACCAGCTCAACTAGGTCGGGATGTTTTTTCAAGAGCGAGGGCGTGACCATAATAGATAGGTGGCCTCGAAATGTTCGCGCACACCAATATTGCGTGAGCTGCTTTACATACTGGCCATGATGGCCAGTAGCATTCAGGTCAAAAAGAACAAGGTGCGGCATATTCATTTGTTGGCTCTCCCTTGAATGAGATGGGTCTTCTTCCCGGTCAGGCACATTGCAAATTGGTTGCCGATCCATCTATTTTTGCGTTAGTGCATCGGTAGCCTGGGGCAAGGCCACGAGATAGTCCTTCAAAAGAAGGATCACGGAAGGTACCTGCACACACAATGAGCCGTCCAACTGACTGTTTACTCAGTTTTTCCAGAATGGGACACTGATACTCGGATACGAAACGTGCCACATAGGCAATCGGGTGGTTCATGCAGATGCCTGTTTAAGGACATGCTCAAACTGATCGGTGATTTTACCGATCTCAAATTTTTCGTCTGCCCATCTCCGAGCACTTTCACCCATGGCCTGACATAACTCCGGTTCATCTAGAAGTAGTTGGGCTTTCTGAACAAATCCAACGTGATCGTTTGGATCTATGATAAATCCTGCCCCTGAGTCCTCAATTATCCGCGCTGCAAGATTTTCCTTGGGGATGGCCGCAAGAACTGGCCGGCCCGCGCAGAGACAGGTCAGCACTTTTGATGGCACGGAAAACTGTCCTGCATCCTCAGTGAGTAAAACCAGAAGCAGTTGTGCACTGGCATACATCGCAGGTAGTTGATCCGCTTCCTGGTAGGGTAAAACCGTCAGGTTATCGAGATTATGCTCAGTAATTACTTTCGTAAGCCAATCTGCACCTGCTCCCTGAGAAACGACTATAATTTGAGCACGACTACCGACCTGTTGTGCAAGATGTAGCAGGATAGCAGGATTGTGCTTCATGCTCAATGTACCCGCATAAAGTAGAATCGGGCGTTGATTGAGTTTATTTCTTTGTGCCCATATCGAAGGATTACCTTGAAATCTATCCAGAGTACCCCAGTTTTCGATCACATAGCAGCGATCAGGTATAATCCCAAATTTCTGAAGGGCAGGAGTAAAATCCTCCGTGATTGAAATTACAGCATCACTCCTTCGAAGCAATCGTCCCTCAAGTGACTGAAAGTAGCGACCAATGACAGAAGAAATAAGGGGTAGCTTCGATTTGAGGACCCTGGAAGTTGCCAATCCAATCAGGTCCTGGAGCCAGAACACAAATGGGATACCGTTTTGTTTGCATGATCTCAGGATGCGTTCCTGTGCACTGAGCGGTGCATTTGCAGAAATCACGATATCCGGGTTAAAATTCAGAATGACACGAGCAGCCAAGCGCCCATATTCCTGTTCCTGAATCCACCGCTGAACGAGATTGTATTTGTTGAGTGGGCGAGAGGTTTGGACAGGTAGGAGCGTGAAGTCGGCAGGGCTATCACATACATTATGAGGGGTTGTGACTAGGCTGTCACAATAGGCGTGACCGACATCATGTCCACGATCTTGAAGAGCTTGACTCAGCGTAACCGGGAAGGCGTAGGCCCCGAAATCGTGGATCAATACTCGCATGATTCAACAGTTCAAAAGCATGATATCTCACCGCTAATCAACCATGCATGGCTGATTTATTCCCAGGTGCTGCTCAAGTAATACGTATGTGTCAGGGTAGCATGCATATGGAATTTACGGTCCGATGCATCATTGATTTTGCACAACCTCTCATCGTACGGAGGAGAGAATCCAATAATTCATTTGAGGGGGCAGACTTACGTAAGATGTCTCTTAGGTATGGCTATTAGGCGCAACAGCCCGATTTGATGATCGCTCGCCGGCGCCAACCGCTAATCCTGCCGCGATGGCAATAATAAATAACTGATTCTTCAGAAAAAATGGATTCCCAACCAGGGTGGTAATGGTCAATGCGATAAGGGGGATAGCACCCGCCAAGCCAGCCAAACGAGTCCAGTGATCTGCTGTATCACTCCGAAATGCATGCAGTCCCAGTTTTACAGTCGAATACCAGAAATATAGTACTAATCCGAGCCCCCAAAGGCCATATTTGTACCAGAGACCGACATATCCATTGTGCACAAACGAATCTATGTCCGTTGACTGATGAACGATATCGTAAAACACGTAGGATACGCCAGGCCCATATCCGATCAGGGGATTCATTATAATTTTCTCGAGCACGGCTTGAGTCTCCCGGAATCGGTTCACGAGAGACAGATCTTGCGTAAATGCCGTAGCAATTGTGCTAAAACGTTCCGCAATCCCCTCGATAATCACATTCAGAAATGGACCAATCAGGATATATCCGATGCCAAGGATCAGGACACTTATGATGGTGCCGATCGTCAGTATTTTGACTCGTTCCGGGGTACGAACAAGTAGGACGAGGACGAACGCCCCAAGCATAAATGCCAGCCAGGCTCCCCGGGCCTGCGTCATGATCAATCCAGCGAACGTGAGTGCCACGGCACTTGCAGAAAGTAGCAGTGAAATAGGATTTCGGGCATAGACCAACAGGGTTAGGCTCATGAGTGAACCAATCGTGAGAAGCGCGTCGTTCACAACCACTCGTGATCCAGAAATATGCGATAAATGTGTGGCATTTGACAAATCCGATGCATATTCAAATGAATTTGTAATAGCCACCACAACGCTCATCATAACCACGGTAGTGAGCATGAGCTTTGGACCTATCCGATGATGAACGACGGCGTGTTTAACCGGGAAGTAAACCAGTAGCATAGAGAGTGAAACCAACTCGCTGAATGCCACTAGAAAGTCCCCACGGAAGAAATATGTTAGGATTAAGGTTGCCGGAAGCAATCCCAGGAAAACTGCCAGTGCTAAGTCTGTTTTTTCGGTCAGGATGTCGGATGATTCAGAAATCGCATGGCGTAAAAACCACGTCAGGAGGAATGCATAGAGATAGGCTGCATAGGCAATCTCAATTACTTGGAACCCTTCTTCATTGGAGGCTACCAGTACAAACCCCAAAATGGCTATCATCAGGTTGAGGAGGGGGTATGCAAGTAAAATTCTTGCTGCGATAACTCCTAGAACCGCTGCAGGTAGTGCGATTAAATATGGGACATATCCGGTACTGGCCAGGGCGAGGATCAGACCTAGGCTGAGAATGAGCCCAGTTACGATCAAGGCATTTCCGGCGCGGTAGAGCTTCAGGGGAGAGAGTTGAATCCCAACTTGTTGCATGACATGCTCCTTCTCAAGTCTCGGATAGAGTTCCTTACACTACTCCACCGGGGGACAGCTTCGAGGCAATCAGAAGATGATTGCGTTTCCACCAGGCACTGATGAGCGCATAAAGCAGGGAGAGCAGGAAGCCCGAGAACGTACTGACGACGCAGATTGCCGCACGCCAGGGACGGGCTTTCTCTGTGGGTGCGATGGCAGGATCGAGTACTTGTACTGATTTTGCTTCACGCTCCTCAGCCAATAGAGCCTCTTCTAGTACTGGACGTGCAAACTCCAGCAGAGTCGTCAAGACGAGAAATTCTTTCTCCAATCGAACAAACTCAAGTGCAACGTCCGGAAGACTATCCTGCGGTACGGGCATGAGTCGCTCTTGTCCCTCTAAAGCACGATCATAGGATTCCATAGCTCGTTCGACGGCCTGTTGCGCAGCACGCGTCTGGGAATGGTCGGGGCCATAGAGAGACAGCAGAGTTCCATATTCAAGTTCAGCGCGAAAAATCTCGGATCGCCATTCGGTCAGCCCCTCCATAAATGCAGCTCCCTGCGCCGGCAGATCCAGCACGCCGGTCTCCTCCTGGAGTGTGTTGAGTGCCGATAGAACGCTAGTGAGACTGTCCTCCGTTGCCTGGTAACGGTTTTCGACCGTGATACGGTAGGACCTAGCGGTTCTTGTAGATAGATCGATCCCAATCTCATTTAATCGTAAGACAAAGAAATTCGCCATGTCAGCTGCCCGTTGGGCTTCTTTGTCATAAACTTGGACTGCAAGGTAGTTGTATTCGTTGTCGACGACGAACTCAATATTTCCTTCTAACTCTTCAATCGCGTACTCCATGGGAGCATCGCTGTCGGCAAGGTCATACACCTCAATGAGATCAAACTCTTCGATAACACTTTGCTTTACGCTACGGCTGTCCAATATAGCAAGCTCTTGTTGGTAGTCGCTGACTAGTCCTCCAAGAAGGGAGGAGGCACTGCTGCCGATAGGTCCGCCGATCATACTCGAAAGCAAGCCGGAAGATGTTTGTCCGGGGATCAGAAGACGTGTTTCTGCCATATACCAGTTTGGGAGGAAAAGGCTAATGATCACCGCCGCGATGCCGGCAAATCCCGTGACTCCAAGGATAAACCATCGCCGAGCCAGGATTGTCCGAGCCAAAGACCAGACAATCTCCGATGTTTTGGAATTGGTCATCATCGCAGCAGGGCAATAATT
Protein-coding sequences here:
- the aspS gene encoding aspartate--tRNA ligase, producing the protein MSGFSENITNQHPDRTHTCGKLSDVHLGEQVVLKGWVDTRRDLGGVIFVDLRDRYGLTQIVFSPQDNPAAHELADRLRSEYVISVMGFVALRSPETVNPKLPTGRIEVRVESLCILAESEALPFSISSHTQKTKLASEDLRLRYRYLDLRRPDLLQKMILRHQVYQVIHRYFDAEGFLEVETPTLMKSTPEGARDYLVPSRVHPGAFYALPQSPQTYKQLLMIGGLDKYVQIVKCFRDEDLRADRQPEFTQIDVEMAFATEDAIYSLTEGLMVALWDEVLGIKLPTPFPRLTYQDALWRYGSDKPDLRFDLQICNLSSAFKNSGFRVFDQALSAGGSVLGLVIPEFGDKGRGYMDRLDKTVVRKRIGAGGLIHVRIPSDGTPPNCSVKSHVLPEEFVTEAIQVSGAKTGDLLLILCGKWPTVQEQMGALRLHMARELGCIDESSWQFAWITEFPLLQWDEREKRYSAMHHPFTSPKTDDLELLSSDPAHVRARAYDIVLNGMEIGGGSIRIHDQKVQKQMFDTLGIPDEESEERFGFLLEALRYGAPPHGGIAMGLDRIVMLLSQSTSLREVIAFPKTQSAQEPMSGTPSTVEPERLSELNIRSVPEPE
- a CDS encoding peptide MFS transporter, which translates into the protein MTTGTKPPHAAQWFGHPRGLSTLFFTELWERFSYYGMRALLVLFMTTAAAEGNPGLEFGEGKAGAIYGLYTFFVYVLALPGGWIADNLWGQRKAVFVGGCIIALGHFTMAGPLVGFPDNGSFFLGLMFIVIGTGLLKPNVSTMVGDLYPEGGARRDAGFSIFYMGINLGAFAGPILTGLLGEAYNWHYGFSLAGVGMIFGLIQYRMGTKYLGDAGLLKSDVSEDTLKRKTRVTYIVLASSFVIAAVAGTLLLQALPLETLAAWLGYAVIGIAVAFFAYLLIFTNHTKLEKKRLVVIFWLFILAAIFWSGFEQAGSSLNLFARDSTDRMLGGWELPASWLQSVNSTFIIILAPVFGSLWITLARLKRNPSIPAKFALGLLGLAGGFFVIAWGAANAEDGSLVSPVWLVVMYFLHTVGELSLSPVGLSSITKLAPVGRVGQMMGVWFIGTALGNLFAGLVAGQLETLDAAALFGNVAMIIGVSGVVALAAFPFIKRLMGDVD
- a CDS encoding FkbM family methyltransferase — encoded protein: MPSSEGPKHYIKRFARRLGFDVIRFNARSSPVARRIKLFQHFEIGCVLDVGASTGGYGAELRSTGYDQRIISFEPSSDAFRVLEARASRDALWDTVQLALGKESGEATLNLSNNLESNSILRIKDRHTAAYPQAKYVGQEVIAVDTLDHVFDRYCTTDTPIFLKIDAQGYEHQVLLGAEASLAHIRGVQVELSLEPMYENETPFLEVITYLQAHGFNLMSLQPVIDDPVTGQLLQVDGLFFRPLTE
- a CDS encoding glycosyltransferase family 4 protein — its product is MDRQPICNVPDREEDPSHSRESQQMNMPHLVLFDLNATGHHGQYVKQLTQYWCARTFRGHLSIMVTPSLLKKHPDLVELVKRCDRADIRELPELPSSGSLVQTARMQGHILKNSLNELKPTHCLLLDFDHFQLSLSFGLRFKHPVSISGIYFRPFLRAGQRIRFRDGLGDFARYMRKRIFLAAALRNPHFKHLFSLDPYFAEEYSSPTVRILPLPDGVEPQLPSISPSETRCKWGVESERRLALFFGSLAERKGVTQTLDAVRLLSRENQTKLCLALVGHVAPAYQDALMEQLDILKKSSRVQIVKVLRFVSDTEMINLFSASDLILLPYQRHAGSSGILVRAAQAGKPVLGSNYGLIGRYIRDFGLGIEVESSRPDDIASGMSQWLESPQNFPFDTIKASTFGDHHTAEGFSEVIFNQIYGHLA
- a CDS encoding glycosyltransferase family 4 protein — translated: MRVLIHDFGAYAFPVTLSQALQDRGHDVGHAYCDSLVTTPHNVCDSPADFTLLPVQTSRPLNKYNLVQRWIQEQEYGRLAARVILNFNPDIVISANAPLSAQERILRSCKQNGIPFVFWLQDLIGLATSRVLKSKLPLISSVIGRYFQSLEGRLLRRSDAVISITEDFTPALQKFGIIPDRCYVIENWGTLDRFQGNPSIWAQRNKLNQRPILLYAGTLSMKHNPAILLHLAQQVGSRAQIIVVSQGAGADWLTKVITEHNLDNLTVLPYQEADQLPAMYASAQLLLVLLTEDAGQFSVPSKVLTCLCAGRPVLAAIPKENLAARIIEDSGAGFIIDPNDHVGFVQKAQLLLDEPELCQAMGESARRWADEKFEIGKITDQFEHVLKQASA